A genome region from Streptomyces sp. S4.7 includes the following:
- a CDS encoding asparaginase, whose translation MTTRRTTTPTTGAATSTTVASGVATDAATRSPVLAEIVRSGFVEGRHRGSLVLLAADGSVEFALGDPDVPVFPRSSNKPLQAAAVLRAGAELSGERLALAAASHSGEDFHLALVQKMLAESGLTADDLLNPADLPLDRVEAEAYLAAGRIRDRVTMNCSGKHAAMLAACVRNDWPLDTYLEPSHPLQRLVATVVEETSGERVAAVGTDGCGAPLMAISLTGLARSFRHFVLAEPGSAERRVADAMRAHPSYVAGTRRADTWLMREVPGALSKMGAEAVQAVALEDGRALAFKVDDGGLRALGPVLARALGLLGVEGPVLKRIGRAPLLGGDAEVGRVRAAF comes from the coding sequence ATGACGACTCGCAGGACGACGACGCCCACGACCGGGGCGGCCACGTCCACCACCGTGGCGAGCGGGGTGGCGACGGATGCCGCCACCCGGTCCCCGGTCCTCGCGGAGATCGTGCGGTCCGGCTTCGTGGAGGGCAGGCACCGCGGCTCGCTGGTGCTGCTCGCGGCCGACGGCAGCGTGGAGTTCGCGCTCGGCGACCCGGACGTGCCGGTCTTCCCGCGCTCCAGCAACAAGCCCCTCCAGGCCGCCGCCGTGCTGCGCGCCGGGGCCGAACTGTCGGGTGAGCGGCTGGCGTTGGCGGCGGCGAGCCACTCCGGCGAGGACTTCCACCTCGCCCTCGTGCAGAAGATGCTCGCCGAGTCCGGACTGACGGCGGACGATCTGCTGAATCCGGCCGACCTGCCGCTGGACCGGGTCGAGGCCGAGGCGTATCTGGCGGCGGGGCGCATCCGGGACCGCGTCACCATGAACTGCTCCGGCAAGCACGCGGCGATGCTCGCGGCCTGTGTGCGCAACGACTGGCCGCTGGACACGTATCTGGAGCCGTCCCACCCGTTGCAGCGGCTCGTGGCCACGGTGGTCGAGGAGACGTCGGGGGAGCGGGTCGCGGCGGTCGGTACGGACGGCTGCGGCGCCCCGCTGATGGCCATCAGCCTCACCGGACTCGCCCGCTCCTTCCGCCACTTCGTCCTCGCCGAGCCGGGCTCGGCCGAACGCCGGGTGGCGGACGCGATGCGGGCGCATCCGTCGTACGTCGCCGGCACGCGCAGGGCCGACACCTGGCTGATGCGCGAGGTGCCGGGCGCGCTGTCGAAGATGGGCGCGGAGGCGGTGCAGGCGGTGGCGCTGGAGGACGGCCGCGCGCTGGCGTTCAAGGTGGACGACGGCGGCCTGCGCGCGCTGGGGCCGGTGCTGGCACGGGCGTTGGGGCTGCTGGGGGTCGAGGGACCGGTGCTGAAGCGGATCGGCCGGGCGCCGTTGCTGGGGGGCGACGCGGAGGTCGGCCGGGTGCGCGCGGCGTTCTGA
- a CDS encoding ABC transporter substrate-binding protein — protein MSTYGAGQSPGPVPIIGSTASGEGAGASAGAATVRPPAQRATGGENALRLPELRALRRDATRDEADLSYLRRLLQGRIDILRAELARRSAPETPVVDRLSEILADTPSLHRSSARHVTLSTPRNEEFRLLAAEALAEVELSDLEARTDEELRAAMGRLVRHEQQISKRRHDLQRTADDCSAEIARRYREGEAQVDDLLT, from the coding sequence ATGAGCACATATGGTGCCGGGCAGTCGCCCGGTCCTGTACCGATCATCGGCAGTACGGCGTCCGGCGAGGGCGCCGGAGCGAGTGCCGGTGCGGCGACGGTCCGGCCCCCCGCACAGCGGGCCACGGGCGGTGAAAACGCCCTGCGGCTCCCCGAGTTGCGCGCCCTGCGCCGGGACGCCACGCGCGACGAGGCCGACCTCAGCTATCTGCGCCGGCTGCTCCAGGGCCGGATCGACATCCTGCGGGCCGAGTTGGCGCGCCGGTCGGCGCCCGAGACGCCCGTCGTGGACCGGCTCTCCGAGATCCTGGCCGACACTCCGTCGCTCCACCGGTCCTCCGCCCGGCATGTGACTCTTTCCACACCGCGGAACGAGGAGTTCCGGCTGCTGGCCGCCGAGGCGCTCGCCGAGGTGGAGCTCTCCGACCTGGAAGCCCGTACGGATGAGGAGTTGCGGGCCGCGATGGGCCGGCTGGTCCGCCATGAGCAGCAGATTTCGAAGCGCCGGCACGATCTCCAGCGGACGGCGGACGATTGCAGCGCGGAGATCGCCCGCAGGTACCGTGAAGGCGAAGCACAAGTAGACGACCTGCTCACGTAA
- the dtd gene encoding D-aminoacyl-tRNA deacylase yields the protein MRAVVQRVDGASVAVVTDSDIETVGEIVGEGLCVLVGIAHGDTREKAAQLARKLWTLRILEGEKSCSEANAPLLVISQFTLYGDARKGRRPTWNAAAPGEVAEPLVGEVVARLRELGATVGTGRFGADMRVSLTNHGPFTVQLEM from the coding sequence ATGCGAGCAGTGGTGCAGAGGGTCGACGGCGCGAGCGTCGCCGTGGTGACGGATTCGGATATCGAGACGGTCGGCGAGATCGTCGGCGAGGGACTGTGTGTGCTGGTGGGAATCGCCCACGGGGACACGAGGGAGAAAGCGGCCCAACTGGCCCGCAAACTATGGACGCTGCGGATCCTGGAAGGCGAGAAGTCCTGTTCCGAGGCGAACGCCCCGCTCCTGGTGATTTCGCAGTTCACTCTCTACGGGGACGCCCGCAAGGGCCGCCGCCCCACGTGGAACGCGGCGGCGCCGGGCGAGGTGGCCGAACCGCTGGTGGGCGAGGTCGTGGCGCGGCTGCGTGAACTGGGGGCGACCGTCGGGACGGGCCGGTTCGGAGCGGACATGCGCGTCTCGCTCACGAACCACGGCCCGTTCACGGTGCAGTTGGAGATGTGA
- a CDS encoding folate-binding protein YgfZ, producing MQRHSTTSPLLSLPGAVAAEGQDEGVAAHYGDLFREQRALADGKGLVDLSHHGVVTVTGEDRLSWLHLLITQHVSELPAGRATEALILSANGHIEHALYLVDDGETVWTHVEPGTREALIAYLESMKFFYRVDVADRTDDFAVVHVPAGSIAEAPEGAVVRETPYGRDVFLPRADLESYARENGPPAGILAYEALRVEGHRPRLGFETDHRTIPHELGLIGSAVHLEKGCYRGQETVARVHNLGKPPRRLVFLHLDGSEVLLPGHGTPVRLAADGEEGRQLGFVTTSARHHELGPIALALVKRNVPVDAPLMAGNTAASQEVVVEA from the coding sequence ATGCAGCGACACTCAACGACCAGCCCGCTCCTCTCCCTGCCCGGTGCCGTGGCCGCCGAAGGGCAGGACGAAGGTGTCGCCGCGCACTACGGCGATCTGTTCCGTGAACAACGCGCCCTCGCCGACGGCAAGGGCCTGGTGGACCTCTCGCACCACGGCGTCGTCACCGTCACCGGCGAGGACCGGCTCAGCTGGCTCCATCTGCTGATCACCCAGCACGTCAGCGAGCTGCCCGCCGGCCGGGCCACCGAGGCGCTGATCCTCTCCGCGAACGGCCACATCGAGCACGCGCTGTATCTCGTGGACGACGGCGAGACGGTGTGGACGCATGTCGAGCCGGGCACGCGGGAGGCGCTGATCGCCTACCTGGAGTCGATGAAGTTCTTCTACCGCGTGGACGTCGCCGACCGTACGGACGACTTCGCCGTGGTCCACGTCCCCGCCGGGTCCATCGCCGAGGCACCGGAGGGGGCCGTCGTACGGGAGACGCCGTACGGCCGGGACGTCTTCCTGCCGCGCGCCGACCTGGAGTCGTACGCCCGGGAGAACGGCCCGCCGGCCGGGATCCTCGCGTACGAGGCCCTGCGGGTCGAGGGCCACCGGCCGCGGCTGGGCTTCGAGACCGACCACCGGACCATCCCGCACGAGCTGGGCCTGATCGGCAGCGCCGTCCATCTGGAGAAGGGCTGCTACCGCGGCCAGGAGACCGTGGCGCGCGTCCACAACCTGGGGAAGCCGCCGCGCAGGCTGGTCTTCCTGCACCTGGACGGCAGCGAGGTGTTGCTGCCCGGACACGGCACGCCCGTACGGCTCGCCGCCGACGGCGAGGAGGGCCGCCAGCTCGGCTTCGTCACGACGTCGGCCCGCCACCACGAGCTGGGGCCGATCGCGCTGGCGCTGGTCAAGCGCAATGTGCCGGTGGACGCGCCGCTGATGGCGGGGAACACGGCGGCGTCGCAGGAAGTGGTCGTGGAGGCCTGA
- a CDS encoding transcriptional repressor — MVSTDWKSDLRQRGYRLTPQRQLVLEAVDTLEHATPDDILCEVRKTASGVNISTVYRTLELLEELGLVSHAHLGHGAPTYHLADRHHHIHLVCRDCTNVIEADVSVAADFTDKLRETFGFTTDMKHFAIFGTCRNCTARAASGES; from the coding sequence GTGGTGAGCACCGACTGGAAGAGTGACCTGAGGCAGCGCGGCTACCGCCTGACCCCGCAGCGCCAGCTTGTCCTCGAAGCCGTCGACACCCTGGAACACGCGACGCCGGACGACATCCTGTGCGAAGTGCGCAAGACCGCGTCCGGCGTGAACATCTCCACCGTGTACCGGACGCTGGAGCTGCTGGAGGAGCTGGGCCTCGTCTCGCACGCGCATCTGGGCCACGGCGCGCCGACGTACCACCTCGCGGACCGGCACCACCACATCCATCTGGTCTGCCGGGACTGCACGAACGTCATCGAGGCGGATGTCTCCGTCGCCGCCGACTTCACCGACAAGCTGCGTGAGACGTTCGGCTTCACCACGGACATGAAGCACTTCGCGATCTTCGGCACCTGCCGCAACTGCACCGCCCGTGCGGCGAGCGGCGAATCCTAG